The Bryobacteraceae bacterium genome includes a window with the following:
- a CDS encoding precorrin-2 dehydrogenase, with the protein MSALFPVVLDLSGWPCAVLGGGPMAEEKVRCLLASGARVTVIAENLVAPLEELAALGRIEWRAQAPRLEDLAGFRLAISALGDGEANAAFAQEAERLRILFNAADDPAHCRFLLPSVHRQGDLMIAVSTSGRCPALAVRLREKFEREFGPHYAEFLELCGHFREKIPAAIRDFGARRRLWYRLADSPALSLLREGRKEEARAVMDALLAGATEEEAA; encoded by the coding sequence ATGAGCGCGCTGTTTCCTGTCGTGCTGGACCTGAGCGGCTGGCCGTGCGCCGTGCTGGGCGGCGGCCCGATGGCGGAGGAGAAGGTCCGCTGCCTGCTGGCGTCGGGCGCGCGGGTGACGGTGATCGCGGAGAACCTGGTTGCTCCGCTCGAGGAGCTGGCGGCGCTGGGCAGGATCGAGTGGCGCGCGCAGGCGCCGCGGCTCGAGGATCTGGCCGGGTTCCGGCTGGCGATCAGCGCGCTGGGGGATGGCGAGGCGAACGCGGCCTTTGCGCAGGAGGCAGAGCGGCTGCGGATTCTGTTCAACGCCGCCGACGATCCGGCGCACTGCCGGTTCCTGCTGCCGTCGGTGCACCGGCAGGGAGACCTGATGATCGCCGTTTCCACGAGCGGCCGGTGCCCGGCTCTGGCGGTGCGGCTGCGGGAGAAATTCGAGCGGGAATTCGGGCCGCATTATGCGGAATTTCTGGAGCTGTGCGGCCATTTCCGGGAAAAAATCCCAGCCGCGATCCGTGATTTCGGGGCGCGGCGGCGGCTGTGGTACCGGCTGGCGGACTCGCCTGCGCTGAGTCTGCTGCGCGAGGGCCGGAAGGAGGAAGCGCGCGCCGTCATGGATGCGCTGCTGGCAGGAGCCACTGAGGAGGAGGCCGCATGA
- a CDS encoding sulfite reductase subunit beta has translation MQETKPLSGAEKVKAASRHLRGTVAEELAADTDQFSRESVLVLKFHGIYQQHDRDVRKAEAKKVHSCMVRVSVPGGRMEAEQFLALRRLARTAGDGTLRLTSRGGVQYHYVGKRDLRDLIRAIRGADLSTLAACGDVVRNVVCTPAPFDSPEARSLDHWVRLTDRSLKPKTRAYAEIWLDGERAASLVEEESEPLYGETYLPRKFKIAFTREGDNTVDIYSEDLGFVAHFEGGEVAGFTFLAGGGMGQTNGDRNTYPRAAESIGFVRAERCVDVARAVVTIHRDFGDRTNRRHARLKYVLAERGVEWFREELAKRLGFRFDAPRPLVWQRHEDWLGWHRQDERRWFFGLRVVSGRLAGAILDGVTEAVETLRPQLRITPQQNLLFTGLREEARPVLEEILRRYGIRLPHEMPPVLRHSMACPALPTCGLALTDSERVLPDVAAAVQQEAAAAGVGEERIHLRMTGCPNGCARPYTAEIGIVGQSPRLYSIYLGGSPLATRLAELYSHNVPLEKIGETLRPLLAAWAAERTGGEAFGDYCRRIGMDALRERFLEAGR, from the coding sequence ATGCAGGAGACGAAGCCGCTGTCGGGAGCGGAAAAAGTGAAAGCTGCGAGCCGCCATCTGCGCGGAACGGTGGCGGAAGAGCTGGCTGCGGACACGGATCAGTTCAGCAGAGAATCCGTGCTGGTGCTGAAGTTTCACGGCATCTACCAACAGCACGACCGCGACGTGCGGAAGGCGGAGGCGAAGAAAGTCCATTCGTGCATGGTGCGGGTGAGCGTGCCGGGGGGCAGGATGGAGGCGGAGCAGTTTCTGGCGCTGCGGCGGCTGGCGCGCACCGCAGGCGACGGCACGCTGCGGCTGACGTCGCGCGGCGGAGTTCAGTATCACTACGTGGGCAAGCGCGACCTGCGCGACCTGATCCGGGCGATCCGCGGGGCTGATCTGAGCACGCTGGCGGCGTGCGGCGACGTGGTGCGCAATGTGGTGTGCACGCCGGCGCCGTTCGATTCGCCGGAAGCGCGGAGCCTGGATCACTGGGTGCGGCTGACAGACCGTTCGCTGAAACCGAAGACACGCGCGTATGCCGAAATCTGGCTGGACGGGGAGCGCGCGGCGTCTCTGGTCGAGGAGGAGAGCGAACCGCTGTACGGCGAGACGTATCTGCCGCGGAAATTCAAGATCGCCTTCACGCGCGAGGGCGACAACACGGTGGACATTTACTCGGAAGACCTGGGTTTCGTGGCGCACTTCGAGGGCGGCGAGGTAGCGGGCTTCACATTTCTGGCCGGCGGCGGAATGGGGCAGACCAATGGCGACCGCAACACGTATCCGCGGGCGGCCGAATCGATCGGATTCGTCCGCGCCGAGCGGTGCGTGGACGTGGCGCGGGCGGTGGTGACGATTCATCGCGACTTCGGCGACCGGACAAACCGGCGGCATGCGCGGCTGAAATATGTGCTGGCGGAGCGTGGCGTGGAGTGGTTCCGCGAAGAACTGGCCAAGCGGCTGGGCTTCCGGTTCGACGCGCCGCGGCCGCTTGTCTGGCAGCGGCATGAAGACTGGCTGGGCTGGCACAGGCAGGACGAGAGGCGGTGGTTTTTCGGGCTGCGCGTCGTGAGCGGGCGGCTGGCGGGAGCGATTCTCGACGGGGTGACGGAAGCGGTGGAGACGCTGCGGCCGCAGCTGCGGATCACGCCGCAGCAGAACCTGCTGTTCACGGGGCTCAGGGAGGAGGCGCGGCCCGTGCTGGAGGAGATCCTGCGGCGGTACGGCATCCGGTTGCCGCATGAGATGCCGCCGGTGCTGCGCCACTCGATGGCGTGCCCGGCGCTGCCGACCTGCGGGCTGGCGCTGACCGACAGCGAGCGCGTGCTGCCGGACGTGGCGGCGGCGGTGCAGCAGGAGGCGGCAGCGGCGGGCGTGGGCGAAGAGAGGATCCATCTGCGGATGACGGGCTGCCCGAACGGTTGCGCGCGGCCCTACACGGCGGAGATCGGGATTGTGGGGCAGAGCCCGAGGCTCTACAGCATTTATCTGGGCGGCTCGCCGCTGGCGACGCGGCTGGCGGAACTGTACTCGCACAACGTGCCTCTGGAAAAGATCGGCGAGACGCTGCGGCCGCTGCTGGCGGCGTGGGCGGCGGAGCGGACCGGAGGCGAGGCGTTCGGCGATTACTGCCGCCGCATCGGGATGGACGCGCTGCGGGAACGGTTTCTGGAGGCGGGACGATGA
- a CDS encoding adenylyl-sulfate kinase → MAATADVSSRPVPLTQFLKKPGERSLLRVSTAGSVDDGKSTLIGRLLHDTRSVYEDQLEAVRKSPVNRAGGAIDLSLLTDGLRAEREQGITIDVAYRYFSTPRRTFILADTPGHEQYTPNMATGASTADVAVILVDARKGLLAQSRRHAFIAALLGVRDLVVAVNKMDLVGYSREVFEGIAADFRALEPRMRGARMRFIPVSALEGDNVVERSARMPWYDGPALLELLESLEPEAEAAAGPFRFPVQYVVRPHDGFRGFAGRIVSGRVRPGDAVMELPSGRRTRVARIVTFDGDLEEAVAPMSVTVVLEDEIDVSRGSMLAAAAAPPHFSRRMEAHTVWMSTELLDPGRTYLLRHGPHEVQARPLQVLHAVDITTLDARPAAALGWSEIGLVLWETARPLAFDLYSEVRGNGGFIVIDPHTNRTIAAGMIESAAEDPYAARRAAPQPFRAARLTPAERAARSGHTGALILADVHSAAAQALERKLFEHGADAVLLDAPVAPLEPLLRCGLLLIAPRESVCHGFPVFALPPQEQAGEAEAAVEAMLRELQQKGVLADRDQFHSGEGI, encoded by the coding sequence ATGGCCGCCACAGCCGATGTCAGCTCGCGTCCGGTTCCACTGACGCAATTTCTGAAGAAGCCCGGGGAGCGCTCGCTGCTGCGCGTCTCGACGGCGGGCAGCGTGGACGACGGCAAGTCGACGCTGATCGGGCGGCTGCTGCACGATACGAGGAGCGTCTACGAGGACCAGCTGGAGGCGGTGCGCAAGAGCCCGGTGAACCGCGCCGGGGGCGCGATCGATCTGTCGCTGCTGACCGACGGGCTGCGGGCGGAGCGCGAGCAGGGGATCACGATCGACGTGGCGTACCGGTATTTTTCGACGCCGCGGCGCACGTTTATTCTCGCCGACACGCCAGGTCACGAACAGTACACGCCGAACATGGCCACGGGCGCTTCGACGGCGGACGTTGCCGTAATTCTGGTGGACGCGCGCAAGGGGCTGCTGGCGCAGTCGCGGCGGCATGCGTTCATCGCGGCGCTGCTGGGCGTGCGCGATCTGGTGGTGGCGGTGAACAAGATGGATCTCGTCGGCTACAGCCGGGAGGTGTTCGAGGGAATCGCCGCGGACTTCCGGGCGCTGGAGCCGCGGATGCGGGGGGCGCGGATGCGGTTCATTCCGGTGAGCGCGCTGGAGGGGGACAACGTGGTGGAGCGGTCGGCGCGGATGCCATGGTACGACGGGCCGGCGCTGCTCGAGCTGCTGGAGAGCCTCGAGCCGGAGGCGGAGGCTGCGGCGGGGCCGTTCCGGTTTCCGGTCCAGTATGTCGTGCGTCCGCACGATGGTTTCCGGGGTTTTGCGGGGCGGATCGTGTCGGGCCGCGTGCGCCCGGGCGATGCGGTGATGGAGCTGCCTTCAGGGAGGCGGACAAGGGTGGCGCGGATCGTGACGTTCGACGGGGATCTGGAGGAGGCGGTGGCGCCGATGTCGGTGACGGTGGTGCTGGAGGACGAGATCGACGTTTCGCGGGGCTCGATGCTGGCGGCGGCCGCTGCGCCGCCGCATTTCAGCCGCCGCATGGAAGCGCACACGGTGTGGATGAGCACGGAGCTGCTGGATCCGGGCAGGACGTATCTGCTGCGGCACGGGCCGCACGAGGTGCAGGCGCGGCCCCTGCAGGTGCTGCACGCGGTGGACATCACGACGCTGGATGCGCGGCCGGCGGCGGCGCTGGGCTGGAGCGAAATCGGCCTGGTGCTGTGGGAGACGGCGCGGCCGCTGGCGTTTGATCTTTACAGCGAGGTTCGCGGGAACGGCGGATTTATCGTGATCGACCCGCACACGAACCGCACGATCGCCGCAGGCATGATCGAGTCGGCGGCCGAAGACCCGTATGCGGCGCGGCGGGCGGCGCCGCAGCCGTTCCGCGCCGCGCGGCTGACGCCGGCGGAGCGGGCGGCGCGCAGCGGTCACACGGGGGCGCTGATTCTGGCCGATGTGCACTCGGCGGCGGCGCAGGCGCTGGAGCGGAAGCTCTTCGAGCACGGCGCTGATGCCGTGCTGCTGGATGCGCCGGTGGCGCCGCTGGAGCCGTTGCTGCGCTGCGGGCTGCTGCTCATTGCGCCGCGGGAAAGCGTCTGCCACGGGTTTCCGGTGTTCGCACTGCCTCCGCAGGAGCAGGCAGGCGAGGCTGAAGCCGCCGTGGAGGCCATGCTGCGCGAGCTTCAGCAGAAGGGCGTCCTGGCCGACCGCGATCAATTCCACTCCGGGGAGGGTATCTGA
- the cysD gene encoding sulfate adenylyltransferase subunit 2: protein MDLSGGSSLSHLRWLEAEAIHILREGAAQFARPVLLYSIGKDSSVLLHLARKAFFPAPIPFPLLHIDTTYEYPEILEFRDWFVKQIGARLVVYSNGEAVRQGANPYDLGTARCCQLLRTQALVQALKEGGYDAAFGGARRDEERSRAKERVFSFRDRNGHWDPKTQRPELWSIYNGRVDPGESMRIFPLSNWTENDVWRYIELENIPVVPLYFAKPREVVIRNGTLILVESGVKLLPGEKTERVMCRLRTLGCTPCSGAIRSEADTVGKIIAELREFRRSERENRVIDHDQDGSMELKKREGYF, encoded by the coding sequence ATGGATCTTTCCGGCGGCAGTTCGCTGAGCCATCTGCGTTGGCTGGAGGCGGAAGCGATTCACATTCTGCGGGAAGGGGCGGCGCAGTTTGCGCGCCCGGTGCTGCTGTACTCGATCGGGAAGGACTCGTCGGTGCTGCTGCACCTGGCGCGGAAGGCGTTCTTCCCCGCCCCGATTCCGTTCCCGCTGCTGCACATCGATACGACGTACGAGTATCCGGAGATTCTGGAGTTCCGGGACTGGTTCGTGAAGCAGATCGGGGCGCGGCTGGTGGTGTATTCGAACGGGGAGGCGGTGAGGCAGGGGGCGAACCCCTACGATCTGGGCACGGCGCGGTGCTGCCAACTGCTGCGGACGCAGGCGCTGGTGCAGGCGCTCAAAGAGGGGGGCTACGACGCGGCGTTCGGCGGGGCGCGGCGGGACGAGGAGCGTTCGCGCGCCAAGGAGCGGGTGTTTTCGTTCCGGGACCGGAACGGGCACTGGGATCCGAAGACGCAGCGCCCGGAGCTGTGGTCGATCTACAACGGGCGGGTGGATCCGGGCGAAAGCATGCGGATTTTTCCGCTGTCGAACTGGACGGAAAACGACGTCTGGCGCTATATCGAGCTGGAAAATATCCCCGTGGTGCCGCTATATTTCGCCAAACCGCGCGAAGTGGTGATCCGGAACGGGACGCTGATTCTGGTGGAATCCGGGGTGAAACTGCTGCCGGGAGAGAAAACGGAGCGGGTGATGTGCCGGCTGCGGACGCTGGGCTGCACGCCGTGCAGCGGGGCAATCCGGTCCGAGGCGGACACGGTGGGAAAAATCATCGCGGAATTGCGGGAATTCCGCCGCTCGGAGAGGGAAAACCGGGTGATTGATCACGATCAGGACGGCTCGATGGAATTGAAAAAACGGGAGGGGTATTTCTGA